TTCAGTTTAACCTTATCGTCGTTATGTTTGACATTGTGCTCAATGCTACTGCcgtcatcatcttcacGGATACCACCATTCATAATTTGGTTACCAttgaaattggaggagGCTCCTTTTTTGGCAAACatcaaactgttcaaagaactAAAGGAAACGTTCTTTTTATGCTTTCTTATCGGATGGACCCTACTTGTAGTCAGGTTAGTAGCACTTGAGTTGTTTCGTTGATATAAATCGGTCGCCATTGTGGTCGCTGAAGAGGGTAGACTACCGGTGCTAGAGCGCTCGGTCAAAGTTGGTCTCGCTTCTTTCACTTCCTCATTATTTACCTTCACCACTGGCACTCTATTCACGCTTGGTGTGGTGATAGAAGTACCACGGCTAGTTGTACGTGATAGAGGAGGAGTGATACCCACTAGAGGTAAATTTTCATTGGATGATCTAGCAACAGGAATGCCAAAGTACCCACTACCTTCTGATTGAAGACTACCTGGAGAGTGGACAGACTTTAAGGAAGTGGGAAGTGATACGTTTCTCTGGTGCCTTTGTCTGGTTGGGGCATTTGTCATGGATGAACCAGTTGGTGTCGTCGACATAGGCTGCAATTTGGGCTGTTGATTCAATTGATTCAATTGCTGTGTCAACTGTTGGGGCAATAAACCAGCAACATAAGTATTCTCTGAAGTAGACGAGTGACTAGGCGATACTGTAGGTGTAGGGTTCATGGAAACTGGGTTCGCATAATAACTTCTCCCTTCCATAGTAATCAAATTGCCATTGTCGTCAATAGCAGGTGTGTTAATCTTGGTCCGGAAGCTACTCTCTGGCAAAGTGATCGGAGAGTTTTGTATAGAAATGTACTGCGGCCTAGTCTGGTTTTGTCTGATGTTCATATCCATGAGGTGAACTGTCGAAGAGGAAGCATCGACTGAATGACGAGGACCATTATATTCGTTCAAAGTTGGGACTGATGACCCACTTGTTGATCTGATAGCCCTAGGTTGTTTTCCTTGTTGCAGCTTCAAGACTCTATCCTCGATGAACTTCACTCTTTCAGGGGTAGTGTTAAAAGCAcacaaacttttcaaatcttgaaCCCATTTTTTAAAATGCCTTAGTTCTTCCTCGCTCGGTTCATCAGATACAAGCTTAAATGTCCAGGTAACAACGTTCTTCGCTTCCTGCTCCTTCAGTAAATTTGCCTCCTTAAGTTCAATCTTTCTTTGCTGTTCCTCATGCTTCGTGTATCTGGACTTTGCAGGGTTCAGTAATTTCTTGAAAGGAATTTTCTTGCCCAGAACAGATTTGGGGGCGTCATACACCATTTTCGCAGAATTATGAAGAGCAGGATTTAAGGATGCCGAAGACAGACTTTGAATGGAAGAGCCGTGATTATTTGGGACAGACGCACGCTTAGTTGCCTTCGTCAAGATCCTGCCTTCATTAAACAACACTCTACCGGTAAGGGTAAAATGGTGTTCAGACCCTTTTGATAAAGTACAGTCATTCAGCGGAATACTTAAGGTGGGTGTCAACGAAGCTGTGTGGATGCCGCTTCCAGAGGCACtcgttgttgtagttgtttgGTTTTGTGCAGTCGATGATACTCCCGAAGAGGCCGGTAGATGTGACCCCGCTCTGGTAGAATTGACGGGTTGTTTCCCAATTGTTTCATAG
The genomic region above belongs to Huiozyma naganishii CBS 8797 chromosome 2, complete genome and contains:
- the ASK10 gene encoding Ask10p (similar to Saccharomyces cerevisiae ASK10 (YGR097W) and YPR115W; ancestral locus Anc_3.438), whose product is MSDYFSVKPIPPENALGGESFSNVSTPNQLSPNYGVRRVSKPGNNSQDDFHSVHSSQYLIDMLPDSLTLKDNQTSSHLSANKDYILPKTNERSPYYVGVPVPNPLAVSQNTMQEAGADDEAESYYVREYPTDILMDRFHKWKKVLKGLSNYLREVAYSEEQFARIHLQLKASIKFPFLTDLEEGTNKLIDPLTTAKPIKKQQPKTLAQQKAAAASSSTIPDDAPNMYGTEFESESRLPNAPFAANYNGKENTEVLAASGFMKFGSGSVQDLQVVLKKHHVAMANQQLKISKEISTTVIPKLDSLRKDLNFKIKEIKDLHGDFKTNIKTHLMLTQKLLGKYIASVKFMSTQSSAQTNPDSIHLHPKHDPYLLKLQLDLQLKRQIAEENYLREAFINLQSSGMKLEKIIYGKLQHALQRYSALMDSEARLMIKNLCHELQQGLLTKPPAVEWDHFVSHHPSCLLDLKSNDPIPPLRKLSDIVYPNMKCSVAKCIRAGYFYKKSNYAKNYTKGYFVLTPNYLHEFESSHFYETIGKQPVNSTRAGSHLPASSGVSSTAQNQTTTTTSASGSGIHTASLTPTLSIPLNDCTLSKGSEHHFTLTGRVLFNEGRILTKATKRASVPNNHGSSIQSLSSASLNPALHNSAKMVYDAPKSVLGKKIPFKKLLNPAKSRYTKHEEQQRKIELKEANLLKEQEAKNVVTWTFKLVSDEPSEEELRHFKKWVQDLKSLCAFNTTPERVKFIEDRVLKLQQGKQPRAIRSTSGSSVPTLNEYNGPRHSVDASSSTVHLMDMNIRQNQTRPQYISIQNSPITLPESSFRTKINTPAIDDNGNLITMEGRSYYANPVSMNPTPTVSPSHSSTSENTYVAGLLPQQLTQQLNQLNQQPKLQPMSTTPTGSSMTNAPTRQRHQRNVSLPTSLKSVHSPGSLQSEGSGYFGIPVARSSNENLPLVGITPPLSRTTSRGTSITTPSVNRVPVVKVNNEEVKEARPTLTERSSTGSLPSSATTMATDLYQRNNSSATNLTTSRVHPIRKHKKNVSFSSLNSLMFAKKGASSNFNGNQIMNGGIREDDDGSSIEHNVKHNDDKVKLNQSIYS